The following are encoded together in the Oncorhynchus gorbuscha isolate QuinsamMale2020 ecotype Even-year linkage group LG03, OgorEven_v1.0, whole genome shotgun sequence genome:
- the LOC124016907 gene encoding vasopressin V2 receptor-like yields MHPFNSSLGNFSMMMEVEDTPRDEKLAKVEIALLSVIFVSASILNTGLLLVLWKRRKQVSRMRVFVFHLCIADLVVAFFQVCPQLMWEITDRFIGPDLVCRLVKYLQVVGMFASTYMIVVMTIDRYQAICNPMVKFQRRHARWNIPVCVAWTISLVGGMPQMFIFSRVQVAPGVFDCWADFIQPWGLKTYITWTTLVIFVLPILTVVVCQVQICRAIQVNLYLKTHQEGGSGVAFRLPSRTSSVAGVSKARIKTVKMTVVIVFVYIICWTPFFMVQLWSVWDMDAPTETTTFTILMLLASLNSCTNPCIYLLFSGQLPKKLETVLCRNPSEVKYSVNDEAAVVSSLYVSFKSISDSK; encoded by the exons ATGCACCCGTTTAACAGCAGTCTCGGTAACTTCAGTATGATGATGGAGGTTGAGGACACGCCCCGGGATGAGAAACTTGCTAAAGTAGAGATCGCGCTGCTCAGTGTTATCTTCGTAAGTGCCTCTATCCTGAACACCGGGCTATTACTGGTTCTGTGGAAGCGGCGCAAACAGGTCTCCAGGATGCGTGTCTTCGTGTTCCATCTGTGCATCGCAGACCTGGTGGTTGCGTTTTTCCAGGTTTGCCCGCAGCTCATGTGGGAAATTACTGACAGGTTCATTGGACCAGACCTGGTGTGCCGCTTGGTGAAGTATCTGCAGGTAGTGGGCATGTTTGCGTCCACCTACATGATTGTGGTGATGACCATTGACCGCTACCAGGCTATATGCAACCCCATGGTCAAGTTTCAGAGGAGGCACGCGCGCTGGAACATCCCAGTGTGCGTCGCCTGGACGATCTCCCTCGTGGGCGGCATGCCTCAGATGTTCATCTTCTCGAGGGTCCAGGTGGCGCCCGGGGTGTTCGACTGCTGGGCGGACTTCATCCAGCCCTGGGGCTTGAAGACCTACATCACTTGGACCACGCTGGTCATCTTTGTCTTACCCATTTTGACTGTGGTGGTGTGCCAGGTGCAAATATGTCGAGCCATCCAGGTCAACCTTTATCTAAAGACGCATCAGGAGGGGGGCAGCGGGGTGGCCTTTCGACTGCCCTCCAGAACCAGCAGCGTGGCCGGGGTATCCAAAGCACGAATCAAGACCGTGAAGATGACGGTGGTTATTGTGTTCGTCTATATCATCTGCTGGACTCCGTTCTTCATGGTCCAACTTTGGTCTGTTTGGGACATGGACGCGCCGACGGAAA CGACAACGTTCACCATCCTGATGCTGTTAGCGAGTCTGAACAGCTGCACAAACCCCTGCATCTACCTGCTCTTCAGCGGCCAGCTGCCCAAGAAGCTGGAAACGGTGCTGTGCCGGAATCCGTCCGAAGTGAAATACTCTGTTAATGATGAGGCCGCGGTGGTCAGCTCGCTCTACGTGAGCTTCAAAAGCATTTCCGACTCCAAATAG